Proteins encoded within one genomic window of Nonomuraea gerenzanensis:
- a CDS encoding LLM class F420-dependent oxidoreductase, translating into MKLRIFTEPQQGATYDDLLAVAQATERLGFDAFFRSDHYRRIGPGDQGPGSTDAWITLAGLARETSGIRLGTLVSPATFRLPGPLAISVAQVDQMSGGRVELGFGTGWFDGEHSAYGIPFPPMNERFGRFEEQLEILTGLWTAQGAYSFEGSYYRLADSPALPKPAQRPRPPVIIGGVGARRTPRLAATYADEYNVPFHTLADTGAAFDRVRAACEATGRTVRLSAAQTTVVGKDRAEVERRAAAIGEDPDKLREGGLAGTPGEIVDKLGEFAELGAERVYLQILDLGDLEHLELIAAEVLPHV; encoded by the coding sequence ATGAAGCTGCGGATCTTCACCGAGCCCCAGCAGGGCGCGACCTATGACGACCTGCTCGCCGTCGCCCAGGCCACCGAACGGCTGGGGTTCGACGCTTTCTTCCGGTCCGACCACTACCGGCGCATCGGCCCCGGCGACCAGGGCCCAGGCTCGACCGACGCGTGGATCACGCTGGCCGGCCTGGCCAGGGAGACCTCCGGCATCAGGCTGGGCACGCTGGTGTCGCCCGCCACGTTCCGGCTGCCAGGACCGCTGGCGATCAGCGTGGCGCAGGTGGACCAGATGAGCGGTGGCCGGGTGGAGCTGGGCTTCGGCACCGGTTGGTTCGACGGTGAGCACTCCGCTTACGGCATCCCGTTCCCGCCGATGAACGAGCGCTTCGGCCGGTTCGAGGAGCAGTTGGAGATCCTCACCGGGTTGTGGACGGCGCAGGGCGCCTACTCCTTCGAGGGCAGCTACTACCGGCTGGCCGACTCTCCCGCGCTGCCCAAGCCGGCCCAGCGGCCCCGGCCGCCGGTGATCATCGGGGGCGTCGGGGCCAGGCGCACGCCGCGGCTGGCGGCCACGTACGCGGACGAGTACAACGTGCCCTTCCACACCCTGGCCGACACCGGCGCGGCCTTCGACCGGGTGCGCGCGGCGTGCGAGGCGACCGGGCGCACCGTGCGGCTGTCGGCGGCGCAGACCACCGTGGTCGGCAAGGACCGGGCGGAGGTCGAGCGGCGCGCGGCCGCCATCGGCGAGGACCCGGACAAGCTGCGCGAGGGCGGCCTGGCGGGCACCCCGGGCGAGATCGTCGACAAGCTGGGCGAGTTCGCCGAGCTCGGCGCCGAGCGCGTCTACCTGCAGATCCTCGACCTGGGCGACCTGGAGCACCTGGAGCTGATCGCCGCCGAGGTGCTGCCGCACGTGTGA
- a CDS encoding 3' terminal RNA ribose 2'-O-methyltransferase Hen1 → MLLTITTTARPATDLGFLLHKHPERVQEFGQSFGTATVFYPEAGEERCTAALLLEVDPIALVRSRGKNSPDFSLSQYVNDRPYAASSLLAVALADVFRTARAGRCTARPELPGTPLPLELRLPALPCRGGPELARRLFEPLGWAVEALPVPLDEGFPEWGESRYVRLTLRGSARLSDALNHLYVLLPVLDDGKHYWVAPDEVDKLIRAGEGWLGGHPERGLITRRYLGRRWALARTALARLAELGDETEEQLEPAVEEDAPVGVTAADEAAAAEAQAAAEAEGAAEAQAEAEGAAETATEAQAEAEGAAEAQEQPGKAKTKALSVLRREAILAKLEELGAVSVLDLGCGQGELVGALLARPRFARVGGMDVSPMALTIAARKLRLERMPDAKRARLTLFQGALTYTDKRLSGYDAAVLMEVIEHVDPPRLAALERVVFGRAKPGHVLVTTPNIEYNVRYEFLTGLRHPDHRFEWTREEFRGWATRVADQYGYQVAFAPVGDDDPEVGPPTQMGVFTRDQRS, encoded by the coding sequence GTGCTGCTGACGATCACCACCACCGCCAGGCCCGCCACCGACCTGGGCTTTCTCCTGCACAAGCATCCCGAGCGCGTGCAGGAGTTCGGCCAGTCGTTCGGCACCGCCACGGTGTTCTACCCCGAGGCGGGCGAGGAGCGGTGCACGGCGGCGCTCCTGCTCGAGGTGGATCCGATCGCGCTGGTCCGGTCGCGTGGCAAGAACTCGCCCGACTTCAGCCTGTCGCAGTACGTCAACGACCGCCCGTACGCGGCCTCGTCGCTGCTGGCGGTGGCGCTGGCCGACGTGTTCCGCACGGCACGGGCCGGGCGGTGCACGGCCAGGCCCGAGCTGCCCGGCACGCCGCTGCCGCTGGAGCTGCGGCTGCCCGCGCTGCCCTGCCGGGGCGGCCCGGAGCTGGCGCGGCGGTTGTTCGAGCCGCTCGGCTGGGCGGTGGAGGCGCTGCCCGTGCCGCTGGACGAGGGGTTCCCCGAGTGGGGCGAGTCCCGCTACGTCCGGCTCACGCTGCGCGGCAGCGCCCGCCTGTCCGACGCGCTCAACCACCTGTATGTGCTGCTGCCGGTCCTCGACGACGGCAAGCACTACTGGGTCGCGCCCGACGAGGTGGACAAGCTGATCAGGGCCGGTGAGGGGTGGCTGGGCGGCCATCCCGAGCGGGGGCTGATCACCCGGCGCTACCTGGGGCGGCGCTGGGCCCTGGCCCGTACGGCGCTGGCGCGGCTGGCGGAGCTGGGCGACGAGACCGAGGAGCAGCTGGAGCCCGCGGTCGAGGAGGACGCGCCCGTCGGCGTCACGGCCGCCGACGAGGCGGCAGCCGCAGAAGCCCAGGCCGCCGCAGAAGCCGAGGGTGCCGCAGAAGCCCAGGCCGAAGCCGAGGGCGCCGCAGAGACCGCCACCGAAGCCCAGGCGGAAGCCGAGGGCGCCGCCGAAGCTCAGGAGCAGCCGGGCAAAGCGAAGACGAAGGCGCTCAGCGTCCTGCGGCGCGAGGCGATCCTGGCCAAGCTGGAGGAGCTCGGCGCCGTCAGCGTGCTCGACCTCGGCTGCGGCCAGGGCGAGCTGGTCGGCGCGCTGCTGGCCAGGCCCAGGTTCGCCAGGGTCGGCGGCATGGACGTCTCCCCGATGGCGCTCACCATCGCCGCCCGCAAGCTGCGCCTGGAGCGCATGCCCGACGCCAAGCGCGCCCGGCTCACGCTCTTCCAGGGCGCGCTCACCTACACCGACAAGCGCCTGTCCGGCTACGACGCCGCGGTGCTCATGGAGGTGATCGAGCACGTGGACCCGCCGCGCCTGGCGGCGCTCGAACGCGTCGTGTTCGGCCGCGCCAAGCCCGGCCACGTGCTGGTCACCACCCCCAACATCGAGTACAACGTCCGCTACGAGTTCCTGACCGGGCTGCGTCACCCCGACCACCGCTTCGAGTGGACCCGTGAGGAGTTCAGGGGCTGGGCCACCCGGGTGGCCGACCAGTACGGCTACCAGGTCGCCTTCGCCCCGGTGGGCGACGACGACCCCGAGGTCGGCCCGCCGACCCAGATGGGAGTGTTCACCCGTGATCAGCGTTCCTGA
- a CDS encoding polynucleotide kinase-phosphatase, with the protein MISVPELSLVVLVGVSGSGKSTFARRHFKPTQVISSDFCRGLVSDDENDQSATPAAFDLLHHIVGVRLARGLFTVVDATNVQYAARKSLIDLARRHDVLADAIVLDVPEEVAIERNAGRPDRDFGPGVVIRQRKDLRRSLGKISGDGFRRVHVLRGLEEIDAATVSYEKAWTDKTELTGPFDIIGDVHGCRSELETLLRELGWQGLRHPEGRTAVFVGDLVDRGPDTPGVLRLVMDMVDAGTAICVSGNHEQKLVRALNGRKVKVAHGLQESLDQLAAQPPEFVARARAFMDGLISHYRLDGGRLVVAHAGLKEEYHGRASGRVRAFALYGDTTGETDEYGLPVRYPWADEYRGRAMVVYGHTPTTSPEWVNNTICLDTGVVFGGHLTALRYPERQLVQVPAEKVWYEPAKPLSAAGGRDPGMLDINDVIGTRHVETRFGSRVKIMEQNAAAALEVMSRFAVDPRWLVYLPPTMAPPETATLDGYLEHPHEAFEEFAAAGVREVVCEEKHMGSRAVAVLCRTPEVAAARFGVDDGSTGALYTRTGRPFFADTAPLVERLREACAPLWAELGSDWVVLDCELLPWSAKAGELIRSQYASVGAAARTALPEAVAALEAAAGRGLGVSELLDRTRRRSQNAALFRDAYARYCWPVDGLEGIRVAPFQILACEGRATALEPHAWHLSTLALLDSPLITATRHVFVSLDSPGSRAEATAWWESMTADGGEGMVVKPASHAPGRVQPGVKVRGREYLRIIYGPDYTESLDVLRRRFLGKKRSLALREYVLGLEALSRLADGEAGWRVHEPVFAVLALESEPVDPRL; encoded by the coding sequence GTGATCAGCGTTCCTGAGCTGTCCCTCGTGGTGCTCGTCGGCGTGTCCGGCAGCGGCAAGTCGACGTTCGCGCGCAGGCACTTCAAGCCCACGCAGGTGATCTCCTCCGACTTCTGCCGCGGCCTGGTGTCCGACGACGAGAACGACCAGTCGGCCACGCCGGCGGCGTTCGACCTGCTGCACCACATCGTCGGCGTGCGCCTGGCCAGGGGCCTGTTCACGGTGGTCGACGCCACCAACGTCCAGTACGCCGCCCGCAAGAGCCTCATCGACCTGGCCAGGCGGCACGACGTGCTGGCCGACGCGATCGTCCTGGACGTGCCGGAGGAGGTGGCGATCGAGCGCAACGCCGGCCGCCCCGACCGCGACTTCGGCCCCGGCGTGGTGATCAGGCAGCGCAAGGACCTGCGGCGCTCGCTCGGCAAGATCTCGGGCGACGGCTTCAGGCGGGTGCACGTGCTGCGCGGGCTGGAGGAGATCGACGCCGCCACCGTCTCCTACGAGAAGGCGTGGACCGACAAGACGGAGCTGACGGGCCCGTTCGACATCATCGGCGACGTGCACGGCTGCCGCTCGGAGCTGGAGACGCTGCTGCGCGAGCTGGGCTGGCAGGGGCTGCGGCACCCCGAGGGGCGCACGGCGGTGTTCGTCGGCGACCTGGTCGACCGCGGCCCCGACACCCCCGGCGTGCTGCGCCTGGTCATGGACATGGTGGACGCGGGCACCGCGATCTGCGTGTCCGGCAACCACGAGCAGAAGCTGGTGCGCGCGCTCAACGGCCGCAAGGTCAAGGTGGCGCACGGCCTTCAGGAGTCGCTCGACCAGCTCGCCGCGCAGCCGCCCGAGTTCGTGGCCCGGGCCCGGGCGTTCATGGACGGCCTGATCAGCCACTACCGGCTCGACGGCGGCCGGCTCGTCGTCGCGCACGCGGGGCTGAAGGAGGAGTACCACGGCCGCGCCTCGGGCCGGGTGCGCGCGTTCGCCCTGTACGGCGACACGACCGGCGAGACCGACGAGTACGGCCTGCCGGTCCGCTACCCGTGGGCCGACGAGTACCGGGGCAGGGCCATGGTCGTCTACGGCCACACCCCCACGACCTCCCCCGAATGGGTCAACAACACCATCTGTCTCGACACGGGCGTGGTGTTCGGCGGTCACCTGACCGCGCTGCGCTACCCGGAGCGTCAGCTGGTCCAGGTCCCGGCGGAGAAGGTCTGGTACGAGCCGGCCAAGCCACTGTCGGCCGCCGGCGGGCGCGACCCGGGCATGCTGGACATCAATGACGTGATCGGCACCCGGCACGTCGAGACCAGGTTCGGCTCGCGCGTGAAGATCATGGAGCAGAACGCCGCCGCCGCGCTGGAGGTCATGAGCCGCTTCGCGGTGGACCCGCGCTGGCTGGTGTACCTGCCGCCGACGATGGCGCCGCCGGAGACCGCCACGCTCGACGGCTACCTGGAGCACCCGCACGAGGCGTTCGAGGAGTTCGCGGCGGCCGGGGTGCGCGAGGTCGTGTGCGAGGAGAAGCACATGGGCTCGCGGGCCGTGGCCGTGCTGTGCCGCACGCCGGAGGTGGCCGCGGCCAGGTTCGGGGTGGACGACGGCAGCACGGGCGCGCTCTACACGCGTACCGGGCGGCCGTTCTTCGCCGACACCGCGCCGCTGGTCGAGCGGCTGCGCGAGGCGTGCGCGCCGCTCTGGGCGGAGCTGGGCTCCGACTGGGTGGTGCTCGACTGCGAGCTGCTGCCCTGGTCGGCCAAGGCCGGGGAGCTGATCCGATCGCAGTACGCCTCGGTCGGCGCGGCCGCCAGGACCGCGTTGCCCGAGGCGGTCGCGGCGCTGGAAGCGGCGGCCGGGCGCGGGCTGGGTGTGAGCGAGCTACTCGACCGCACCCGCCGCCGCTCGCAGAACGCTGCCCTGTTCCGCGACGCTTATGCGCGTTACTGCTGGCCGGTCGACGGGCTGGAGGGCATCCGGGTGGCGCCGTTCCAGATCCTGGCCTGCGAGGGGCGGGCCACGGCGCTGGAGCCGCACGCGTGGCACCTGTCCACCCTGGCGCTGCTCGACTCGCCGCTGATCACCGCGACCCGGCACGTCTTCGTCTCACTCGACTCGCCGGGGTCGCGGGCGGAGGCGACCGCGTGGTGGGAGTCGATGACGGCGGACGGCGGCGAGGGCATGGTGGTCAAGCCCGCCTCGCACGCGCCGGGCCGGGTGCAGCCGGGGGTCAAGGTGCGCGGGCGCGAGTACCTGCGCATCATCTACGGCCCCGACTACACCGAGTCGCTGGACGTGCTGCGGCGGCGCTTCCTCGGCAAGAAGCGGTCGCTGGCGCTGCGCGAGTACGTCCTCGGCCTGGAGGCGCTGTCCAGGCTGGCCGACGGGGAGGCGGGCTGGCGGGTGCACGAGCCGGTCTTCGCCGTGCTCGCCCTGGAGTCGGAGCCGGTCGATCCGCGCCTGTAG
- a CDS encoding sugar porter family MFS transporter: MATQYTHHEHLGHVIFITAAAAIGGFLFGYDSSVINGAVIGIQKHFQVGSFETGFVVAIALLGSALGAWVGGGLADRWGRTRSMQIAAVLFAVSSIGQMLPFAVWDLGFWRIVAGFAIGMASVLGPAYIAEVAPPAYRGRLGSFQQLAIVLGIAVAQLVDYVIARLAGGDVNNELWGLEAWQWMLGVCVVPALLFLLFASTIPESPRYLVMSGRTRRAREVLAEIEGDDVDLDNRISEIQHVLRTERVPGLKDLRGRAMGLLPIVWIGIVLSVFQQFVGINVIFYYSSVLWQSVGINQSDSLLISFSSSIINIVGTFIAISLVDRIGRKPLLLIGSTGMAIGLATAAWAFSYAGGEGESVSLPDPQGAIALIAANLFVLFFALSWGVVVWVLLGEMFPNRIRAAALGVAAAAQWIANWLITVSFPALAEWNLPLTYAMYALFAVLSFLFVSKWVKETKGRKLEDMG; the protein is encoded by the coding sequence ATGGCTACGCAATACACCCATCATGAGCATCTGGGGCATGTCATCTTCATCACGGCAGCCGCGGCCATCGGTGGGTTCCTGTTCGGATACGACAGCTCCGTCATCAACGGCGCGGTGATCGGCATCCAGAAGCACTTCCAGGTGGGCTCCTTCGAGACCGGCTTCGTGGTGGCCATCGCGCTGCTGGGCTCCGCGCTGGGCGCCTGGGTCGGTGGCGGGCTGGCGGACCGGTGGGGGCGTACGCGGTCGATGCAGATCGCGGCGGTGTTGTTCGCGGTCAGCTCCATCGGCCAGATGTTGCCGTTCGCGGTCTGGGACCTGGGGTTCTGGCGGATCGTCGCGGGTTTCGCGATCGGCATGGCGTCCGTGCTCGGCCCGGCCTACATCGCCGAGGTCGCCCCGCCCGCCTACCGAGGGCGGCTGGGATCGTTCCAGCAGCTCGCGATCGTGCTCGGGATCGCGGTCGCGCAGCTCGTCGACTACGTGATCGCCCGCCTGGCGGGCGGCGACGTCAACAACGAGCTGTGGGGGCTGGAGGCCTGGCAGTGGATGCTCGGCGTCTGCGTGGTGCCCGCCCTGTTGTTCCTGCTGTTCGCCTCCACGATCCCGGAGTCGCCCCGCTACCTGGTCATGTCGGGACGCACCCGGCGGGCCCGCGAGGTGCTGGCCGAGATCGAGGGCGACGATGTGGACCTCGACAACCGCATCTCCGAGATCCAGCACGTGCTGCGCACCGAACGCGTGCCGGGGCTGAAGGACCTGCGCGGCCGCGCGATGGGGCTGCTGCCGATCGTCTGGATCGGCATCGTGCTCTCGGTCTTCCAGCAGTTCGTCGGCATCAACGTGATCTTCTACTACTCGTCGGTGTTGTGGCAGTCGGTCGGCATCAACCAGAGCGACTCCCTGCTGATCAGCTTCTCCAGCTCGATCATCAACATCGTGGGCACGTTCATCGCGATCTCGCTGGTGGACAGGATCGGCCGCAAGCCGCTGCTCCTGATCGGCTCGACCGGCATGGCGATCGGGCTGGCCACCGCCGCGTGGGCGTTCAGCTACGCCGGGGGCGAGGGCGAGTCGGTCTCGCTGCCCGACCCGCAGGGCGCGATCGCGCTGATCGCGGCCAACCTGTTCGTGCTGTTCTTCGCGCTCTCGTGGGGCGTGGTGGTCTGGGTGCTGCTGGGCGAGATGTTCCCCAACCGCATCCGCGCCGCCGCCCTGGGCGTCGCCGCCGCGGCACAGTGGATCGCGAACTGGCTGATCACCGTGTCGTTCCCGGCCCTGGCGGAGTGGAATCTGCCGCTCACGTACGCCATGTACGCGCTCTTCGCGGTGCTGTCCTTCCTCTTCGTGAGCAAGTGGGTCAAGGAGACCAAGGGGCGCAAGCTCGAAGACATGGGCTGA
- the mug gene encoding G/U mismatch-specific DNA glycosylase yields the protein MLNDVLGPSLDVLFCGINPGLMSEATGHHFARPGNRFWPALHLSGFTPRLLAPAEQHLLPSYGLGITNIVPRASAKAAELTREELVAGGAELAAKVAAAGPKVLAVLGISAYRTAFARPKAVIGPQPEPVGGARVWVLPNPSGLNAHWTVATIAEEMGRLRASL from the coding sequence GTGCTCAACGACGTCCTCGGCCCCTCGCTCGACGTGCTGTTCTGCGGCATCAACCCCGGCCTCATGTCCGAGGCCACCGGCCACCACTTCGCCCGCCCGGGCAACCGCTTCTGGCCGGCGCTGCACCTGTCCGGCTTCACCCCGCGCCTGCTGGCGCCCGCCGAGCAGCACCTGCTTCCCTCGTACGGGCTGGGCATCACCAACATCGTGCCCCGGGCCAGCGCCAAGGCCGCGGAGCTGACCCGGGAGGAGCTGGTGGCGGGCGGCGCGGAGCTGGCCGCCAAGGTCGCCGCGGCCGGGCCGAAGGTGCTGGCCGTGCTCGGCATCTCGGCCTACCGCACCGCCTTCGCCCGCCCCAAGGCGGTCATCGGGCCGCAACCGGAGCCGGTGGGCGGGGCCCGGGTCTGGGTGCTGCCGAACCCGAGCGGGCTCAACGCCCACTGGACGGTGGCCACGATCGCCGAGGAGATGGGCCGCCTGCGCGCGTCCCTCTGA
- a CDS encoding CAP domain-containing protein, whose protein sequence is MRRPLGVLAAAVSLAAIATPLSAAQAAAASETARCRVSVAQPQVSDTLKIETSAARRGCFNSALLRIRIMRAVPGKDPVVKSGATRKGRLTLALACAPGTYYATATDYRGRPVKSKAAKLTCTPGSGTPTPSPSTPTPSPSTTSPATPTPAPSSTAPSTGTVGTAEENEVVRLVNAERAKGGCSAVKHDPQLRAAAFGHSADMAAKGYFSHNSQDGRSFMDRIRAAGFTGGSGWAENIAKGQRTPAAVMQSWMNSSGHKANIMNCKYNLIGVGVAKDSSGTLYWTQDFAAR, encoded by the coding sequence ATGCGTAGACCCCTTGGGGTACTCGCCGCAGCCGTCAGCCTGGCAGCGATCGCCACGCCGCTGAGCGCGGCACAGGCTGCCGCGGCGTCGGAGACGGCGCGTTGTCGCGTGAGCGTGGCCCAGCCGCAGGTCAGCGACACACTGAAGATCGAGACTTCGGCCGCTCGCCGCGGCTGCTTCAATTCCGCGCTGCTGCGCATCCGCATCATGCGGGCCGTCCCGGGCAAGGACCCGGTCGTCAAGAGCGGGGCCACGAGGAAGGGCCGCCTCACGCTCGCGCTCGCCTGCGCGCCCGGCACCTACTACGCGACCGCCACCGACTACCGTGGCCGTCCCGTCAAGTCCAAGGCCGCCAAGCTCACCTGTACGCCGGGCAGCGGCACGCCGACCCCCAGCCCGAGCACGCCGACCCCCAGCCCGAGCACGACGTCGCCCGCGACGCCCACCCCGGCCCCCAGCTCCACGGCCCCGTCCACCGGCACCGTGGGCACGGCCGAGGAGAACGAGGTGGTCCGGCTGGTCAACGCCGAGCGGGCCAAGGGCGGCTGCTCGGCCGTCAAGCACGACCCGCAGCTGCGCGCCGCCGCCTTCGGGCACTCGGCCGACATGGCGGCGAAGGGCTACTTCAGCCACAACTCCCAGGACGGCCGCTCCTTCATGGACCGGATCAGGGCGGCCGGCTTCACCGGCGGCTCCGGCTGGGCCGAGAACATCGCCAAGGGCCAGCGCACCCCCGCCGCGGTCATGCAGTCCTGGATGAACAGCTCCGGGCACAAGGCCAACATCATGAACTGCAAGTACAACCTCATCGGCGTCGGCGTGGCCAAGGACTCCTCGGGCACGCTCTACTGGACGCAGGACTTCGCAGCCAGGTGA
- a CDS encoding AAA family ATPase, whose amino-acid sequence MKRYILTGTPGAGKTAILRRLELDGHTVVEEAATDVIALRQAQGEDEPWTTPSFVADIATLQRHRQERAAALPGDVQFYDRSPICTYALATYLGHPVPPALTHELARIEAQRIYDRTVLFVCSPGFVTPTAARRITYEEALRFERIHRDAYGSLGYECVPIPPGPLADRVAAVQEHLATTP is encoded by the coding sequence ATGAAGCGCTACATCCTGACCGGCACCCCTGGAGCAGGCAAGACCGCCATCCTGCGGCGGCTGGAGCTCGACGGCCACACCGTCGTCGAGGAGGCGGCGACCGACGTCATCGCCCTGCGCCAGGCCCAGGGCGAGGACGAGCCGTGGACCACCCCGTCCTTCGTCGCGGACATCGCCACCCTGCAACGGCACCGCCAGGAGCGGGCCGCCGCCCTGCCCGGGGACGTGCAGTTCTACGACCGCTCCCCCATCTGCACCTACGCCCTGGCCACCTACCTCGGCCACCCCGTCCCACCCGCCCTGACGCACGAGCTGGCACGCATCGAAGCACAGCGGATCTACGACAGGACGGTCCTGTTCGTGTGCAGCCCCGGCTTCGTCACGCCGACCGCCGCGCGGCGGATCACCTACGAGGAGGCGCTCCGGTTCGAGCGGATCCACCGGGACGCCTACGGCTCGCTCGGCTACGAGTGTGTCCCGATCCCGCCGGGGCCGCTGGCGGACCGGGTGGCAGCGGTGCAGGAGCACCTCGCGACGACTCCATGA
- a CDS encoding PA14 domain-containing protein — translation MTSLAHRAVRAALTIGLATAAIWTAGAPAQAAASATVSVDFTKRIRTLAPTDYGIGITGYGSGSYITNDARHRELLTDLEPGRMRIELHYERPGDHAGPIVCGGYKCDTTITGDAWIAAIRDLGAEPVVILQVDGRQSAAVNRDDAVALYRHFAASGTPVRRFIVGNELNCACTPDKPEMPAAEYSSRFNLIADALNAEDPQVTVGGPATAWNDHSYIRTFLEGSGDRVDFLDYHDYGSGSETVTDQDLLTTVVRAYETDLKEVSALAESVLGRKIDIQIGEFNSDYDDPGGRRTLTHFNTLWGAAALGQILHAGAAAYQYGDKNGQLGLTSTDGEGGIPRNEPLPIYHGIGMFTGEGLFRPFGTTMVEATADTTLLHAFASDGGKNVVLVNVGTEALETTLDFTGLTAGTAAVWQSTDAAWTPHQTGTTPVASGRTTLTLPAGSATTLVIQEQGLSATYFDNADLTGPKVTRVDPGVNFDWGTGTPDPAIGPDTFSVRWTGKVIADRAETYTFITTSDDGVRLWVDGTLVVDAWTDHSKRDDSGQIALSAGAHDIRMEFYDNGYDAIAQLHWSSPSIQRQVVPAAKLLAE, via the coding sequence ATGACCTCGTTAGCGCACCGTGCGGTACGTGCCGCCCTCACGATCGGGCTGGCCACCGCGGCGATCTGGACGGCGGGAGCCCCGGCACAGGCCGCCGCCTCCGCCACCGTCTCGGTGGACTTCACCAAGCGGATCCGCACTCTCGCCCCCACCGACTACGGCATCGGCATCACCGGCTACGGCAGCGGCTCGTACATCACGAACGACGCCCGGCACCGCGAACTCCTCACCGACCTCGAACCAGGTCGGATGCGCATAGAGCTGCACTACGAGCGGCCGGGCGACCACGCCGGCCCCATCGTCTGCGGCGGCTACAAGTGCGACACGACCATCACCGGTGACGCCTGGATCGCGGCCATCCGGGACCTGGGCGCGGAGCCCGTCGTCATCCTCCAGGTGGACGGCCGCCAGAGCGCCGCGGTGAACCGCGACGACGCCGTCGCCCTCTACCGGCACTTCGCCGCCTCCGGCACGCCGGTGCGGCGCTTCATCGTGGGCAACGAGCTCAACTGCGCCTGCACCCCGGACAAGCCGGAGATGCCGGCCGCCGAGTACAGCAGCCGCTTCAACCTGATCGCCGACGCCCTGAACGCCGAGGACCCGCAGGTGACCGTCGGCGGCCCCGCCACGGCCTGGAACGATCACTCCTACATCAGGACGTTCCTGGAGGGCTCCGGCGACCGGGTGGACTTCCTCGACTACCACGACTACGGCAGCGGCAGCGAGACCGTCACCGACCAGGACCTGCTGACCACCGTCGTACGCGCCTACGAGACAGACCTGAAGGAGGTGAGCGCGCTGGCGGAGTCGGTGCTCGGCCGCAAGATCGACATCCAGATCGGCGAGTTCAACTCCGACTACGACGACCCGGGCGGCCGGCGTACGCTCACCCACTTCAACACCCTGTGGGGCGCCGCCGCGCTCGGCCAGATCCTGCACGCCGGCGCCGCCGCCTACCAGTACGGCGACAAGAACGGCCAGCTCGGACTGACGAGCACGGACGGCGAGGGCGGCATCCCGCGCAACGAGCCGCTGCCGATCTACCACGGCATCGGCATGTTCACCGGCGAGGGCCTGTTCCGCCCGTTCGGCACCACCATGGTCGAGGCCACGGCCGACACGACGCTGCTGCACGCGTTCGCATCGGACGGGGGCAAGAACGTCGTCCTCGTCAACGTCGGCACCGAAGCCCTGGAGACCACCCTCGACTTCACCGGCCTGACGGCGGGCACGGCCGCGGTGTGGCAGAGCACCGACGCCGCATGGACCCCGCACCAGACCGGCACGACCCCCGTCGCGTCCGGCCGGACCACGCTCACACTGCCCGCCGGCTCGGCCACCACGCTGGTCATCCAGGAGCAGGGCCTGTCCGCCACCTACTTCGACAACGCCGACCTCACCGGGCCGAAGGTGACGCGCGTCGATCCCGGGGTGAACTTCGACTGGGGCACGGGCACCCCCGACCCGGCCATCGGACCCGACACCTTCAGCGTGCGGTGGACCGGCAAGGTGATCGCCGATCGTGCGGAGACGTACACGTTCATCACCACCAGCGATGACGGCGTGCGCCTGTGGGTGGACGGCACGCTCGTCGTGGACGCCTGGACGGACCATTCCAAACGGGACGACAGCGGGCAGATCGCGCTGAGTGCCGGGGCGCACGACATCCGGATGGAGTTCTACGACAACGGGTACGACGCCATCGCGCAGCTGCACTGGTCGAGCCCGTCGATCCAGCGTCAGGTCGTGCCGGCGGCGAAGCTGCTGGCGGAGTGA